Genomic DNA from Echeneis naucrates chromosome 14, fEcheNa1.1, whole genome shotgun sequence:
GAAAATATGTAACATGAAGAGGTAAAGAggagtgagggggaaaaaaaattataggtGATGTTGTcttaaagagaaaacatttgttACATGATGCTTGTTTAAACTGTCCAGGACACACCATAAAAGTATTTTTCTCCCTTTATCATATTTTTATACCCGTCATTGTTCACTGATGAAAAATGGGACATTCTATGACACTGACGAGTGTTTTGTTACTGCCGTTGCCTGTAGGGGACCTGTATGGGGCCATTGGCTCACCGGTGCGGCTGTCGAGGACAGTGGTTGTGGGCCGCAGGCAGGAACTGGTCCAAAGGCTCCTCTACGTCCTCACCTACTTCATTCGCtgctctgagctgctggagaCGCACATGCTGGACAGTGCTGAGGATGAGGCCATTGTAATGCCTGGTTCCCTCATCACCACCTCTCTAAGGAAAGGAGAAGTGGAGGAGTCGGACTATGTCTTAGTTACTGTCCATAAACCCAGTGGAGACTACTTGTCCCAAGGGGCCCGTGGCCGTCAGACTGAGGCCGAAGATAGCAGCTACCCTTCAGACAATAGTCTCCAGAGCAGCACTTATACAGATGCTGAGGTGGAGCATGGTACCGGAAGTACACCcaaggaggaagatgaggatgaggaagatgaggagaaCAGCAGCGAGAGTCAAGGGTCTAGAAGCAGTTTGCTTCAGACGGGACACAGTCAGGGCACAGTTCCCATTATCAGGAATGCACAGGCAGCAGAACCTGGGGAGCTGAACAGGGAGTCTAACAGCCCAGTGGGCTCAGAGGCACGAGTGGAGACTGTGCTGCGTGTTGGCTCAGCCTCACCCAGGGAGCAGGTCTGCGTACCAGATACAGACGCCAAGGGGGAGCTCATTGTTCAGTCCATATCGTCAACTCTGTCATCAAGTTCGTCCCAGATTTCCGCAGCAGAGTGTAAAAAGTGTCATTCAGATGCAGGGATTGGAAACCAAGGTGTGAAAGTGCTGGCTCCTCAGCCTTTGGGAATTACTCTAGAGAAGAAGCCCCCAGATAAGAGCCTGGCAGCTATGGTGCCAGTACCGGTAATACCAGGAAACACCATGACGAGGCCCATGGCTTTGACTCTAACAGAGGAGGCGGAGCCAGCAACGAAAGTCACCTTCCTAATTGGAGACTCCATGTCTCCTGACTCTGACACAGAAAGCCGCAGAAAGAAAGTGGACGAGGAGTATAGAAAGCACAAGAAACACCTCAAGGACAAACTTCCccagcagctgctcctgcatcagcaacaacaaccacagcagctgcagggaggaGTGGATTCAAAGACCAGCAACCCCAGTGCATCAGAGGACCAAACCAAACCGACCAAGGCGGCTCCAGCCCTGCAGCGGGTGTCCAGTAAGATGTCAAGGTGGAGCCAAAACTGTTTGGATGATTTTGATGAGTATTTCAGCCTGGATAACCCAGTGGAGACAAGGACATTAGACGATGTAGCCAAACTTCAGGAGGCCAGTACCACAGACAGTCTGCACAAAGACCTGCTGGACCCCTCGGGAGTCCCCCGGCCTGGTGACTATGGCAGTCACAGCTTTCAGGGCGCAGGCAGGAGTCGGGGTTTAGGTGTTTTTTTAGGTACAAGTAAAGGAGAGGTGGGGTCCAGCAGGAAGGGAGACACTTTGTTGGATGTCCAGAGGAGGTGTAGGTGTGGATCTACAGACTCCTCTGACACATGCTGCTGTAGGGGCTGCTCTTCTGAGCAGGACCAGGATCTTGTGTCGTCAGTCCCTGTCCCACAGGATGGAAGCAGCAACGGCAAAGAGGACCAAAAACGCAGGGCAGTTCCTGTCAATGACTGGGAGATACCACGCAACGAGAGCTCAGACAGTGCATTAGGGGACAGTGAGACCGAGGAAACAGAGGACTGGCAGGAAGAAATGCTGGTGCCCTTCCCAGGGTGAGTAGAGGAGCTGCCCTGGTATGAAGCTGAATTCAGTATTTTTATCCACTGCTTTAGTTGTAACCAGTAATCACAATAATATGCCGTGCATCATCTTTGACACGTTTGATTTACAGATCAAAGTTGGTGGAGAACTACTCAAAGCCAACCATAGCCAATTTTGGCCGGTCCCTGTTTGGAGGATACTGCCCCACCTATGTGCCAGACTTTGTACTGCATGGGATGCCCACTGATGAGAAGCTTCGACAGAACCTAATGGTTGAATTAACCCATGCTGTTCAGGTAAGGGGCTAAACTTTGAAGAGACAACCACAATGAGTTTAGAGAACACAAGctaaaaatgaatgtttttccaATATGCAGATGTTTGTAGTTATTTGGTTCCTACATTCGGGTTGCAACAGACGAGCTAatcacacaaattaaatataaactTCAAAGAATAATTAGAATCATTTACTTTGGAAACTGAATTttgtaaaaagacaaacaagatgATGTCATTAACATCAAATAACTTGTTTGATTAACTTTTCTTGTCCTCTGTAGCATCCAGTATTGGATGAGCCCATAGCCGAGGCCGTCTGCATTATAGCAGACACAGACAAGTGGACAGTGCAGGTGGCCAGCAGTCAAAGACGAGCAACTGATGTCCACAAACTGGGGAAGGAAGTCCTGGTGTCCAGCCTGGTTTCCAGCTTACTGCAGTCCACTCACCAGCTCTACAAACTCAACCTCTCACCCAACTTTGTATGTTGTACTTCTCTGGGTTTGTGCTGTTGATCACTTTTGTTCTTCTGCTTTTTCCAAACTAACCAACAATCTCCTCCTCCTTAGTGCATAATGCACCTTGAAGATCGCCTGCAAGAAATCTACTTCAAAAGTAAGATGCTTGCTGAGTATTTGAAGGGCCAGACAAGAGTCCATGTGAAAGAACTGGGAATGGTGTTAGGGTAAGCAGTCGGACTTTATTCCAAACACATAGATCACCTCACAGTGACAATATATAATGAAAACATGTACCAAGTAATGTGGAAATAAAGTGATTAAATAAAGTGGTTTATTTTATCCTTCAGATATCTTAGAACAAGTAGAAGGTAAAGTTGGAATAAATCAGCCTGGCACATCTGTACTGTACTACTTACACAGTGGATTCATTCCAAGCCAGAGCTGTAACATCACCACATGTCTCATATGAACTTTTTTCAGATGGTAAACAAAGGCCTCATTGAGTGGCCACTGCATCAGGCGTTATGCCAGAGAAGAGTGATGTTGCAATGAGTGGATGTCATTTTAATTGGCTAATTTTTGTCTCTTGACAGAATCGAGTCCAGCGACCTTCCGCTGTTGGCTGCAGTGGCCAGCACTCACTCCCCTTATGTGGCTCAGATCCTATTATGAGACTACAGACACCAAGGTCCCAAGCAGATGAGACCTGGGTGATCTCCCTGAACACAGCCGTCCATGCTCTGCAGCTGACCCCCGACATGGCTTCCTGTCCGCTTTGCTTAGTGGGGTCTCAGCCCTGAGCTGGGGTGGTGCTCGTCTTGGTGGACCACAGCCAGCACCTCTGCtcacaactgctgctgctgaatttgGTGCAATGCTGATATTGCAAACGCACCATGGGTGGGAGGGCAGCTTGAGACCACAGTCCTTCAGATGGAGTGAGGCTCTCTGGTGACTGAAGCATCCCCAACATGACCTTCTCCtgtttgaatgttgttttttaaaacaggGCTTTTTACTTTTCTGGACACAATAGCCAAAGACTCCACTCATTTTCtgagttgaaaatgaaattttaagaTATCTACCGTACATTAACAaggaattctgtttttttttttgttttttttctgtacaatCTTATATCCAGTCGTACAAAGTGAAGGATTACATGTTTAAAGGAAATAGATCGATATTTTCAAACTTTACTTGGAAGTTAATATCATTCTACGTTATCAATCTCATGCCCATTATGTTATGTTGTTTATCTTCATGCTTTTGTTTACAAGCCAAATTTCCTTGATATATCTCCACAAATCTGactgatttcatttctttttgtcaaatTGCAATGCACACCTGAGTTTAAAGCCTATTTTTGTGTGGCAGAGGTTGTGACCGATGCACACCATGAGCTTTAGTTTTACAAACTGGTTTTGAAATGGCTAAAAGTGGCTTTGACATTCTTATCATAGGTACAGCACTACCTCAGATCTTCATATGGGCAGTAGATgagacacacatttacagctgcCCCATAGAGAACCCTGAGGTATactttttaagatattttaatCAGAGGAATGTCAGCGTAAACTGTGTACAGACTCTATGCTGTGTTCTTTGAAAAGGGGAAGGCTGTTTGATTCTGTACGATGATGGTTAccaagaaaaaggaggaaaagataTTTTTTCACCAGGTTGTGATTAGAAGGGTTCCTTTCTactgtggaaaaatgaaaacacgCACCATctacatatattttaaaactaaatgctgaaatattttcacacttttATAGCTTTGCCACCTTTTTACCATGTTTACGGCTTCAATGtttgctgcagagagagacgaGAGAGCGGAGGAACACAGTAGGCCTTATAGTGCATATGTATGTATCAGTTAACACTACTGTATTTTCAGACGTTTCTATGACAGTTATACTCACAAAAACACTTGCAAAATACAAAACTATAGTAacgcacttttatttttgtgttatcCTTTTGATTTTCCATGACATTgactgaaaaaattatttgggCTTTTCTGCCATAAACCCCAGGTGCAATTCGCAGTGTAAAAGTGAGCCCAAGTTGGTTTcctactttgtgttttttggattCTCTCCTGGGCAAGAAGTGTAACCTGCAGTGGGCGAAGGGGCATTATTTAATCAGTCACAGTATTACGTCTTTGATAGCGCTGGGAATTGAATCTGTTCTTTGTTTGATTGCAGAAACAGTAGGGTGAGTGGAAACTTACCAATGGGCGAATGCATCATAAGAGTTTCAGACATATTTGTGTTCGCAATGTCTGTCACCCCTGTACCTTTGctgtaaatgtacatttatgcCAAGGGAACTGGAAACAGGGacaaaatggattttttttttttctctacactgAGAATGACTTGTCTCTACAAGGAGCAAGAGTAATTGGCTGTGTAACCCTGAGAACTGGACAGTGTTAATCTCTTTCTATAAAGTCAAATTGCACCCTGAATATAACCCAAGTCTTAATGGAGAAGTGGCATGAATGCATTGCAGGCTTCTGGAGAGATCCTTTTGCTGGTAAAATTGATACACGCTTGTTATTGTATTGAAGATGCTCCGCTATATCAACTTACGTTTTGTACAAACCAGTCGTTATGTTTGAAGGGTATGAATTTTTATCTGCTTCTCCATCTTTgtatatgaataaattatttagtTGCTCTTGGTATGTGTAACGGTTCATGTAAACTGTACATACTCTGTTTATTTCCATGCATTTGTACAGAATGTCTTTTAAGAATTGTCTCCTCAAATTATTTTCCCAATTTTATGGGAATGTTGTGCAATAAAGATGTCGATGTTGAGAATTTATGTCTCCGTGGGAATGTCTTGTCACTGAAtcaaaagaaaagggaggacaAGTTAAATGCTTAATGTGTGAATGTCCCAAAACCAGCGATCCATGAACTATAACTCAGATACAGGAATTTCATACCAACCATTGAGAAGAAATGACATTGAAGCTACATTAGAAAGCAGCTGAAAGTGAAGCCAAAGGCCTGAGCAGCTCCGGGCTCTTCTGTCACATCTCAGATTAGCAGCTGTggtttctcctctcttttcccacaaacactAAATAAACTATCCTCAGATTGTATAATTGTCATGTGTGATCTGGTTTTCAGCTTTGTGCCTATCCCAGTTGGGaacttttctttccctttttttccctccaaattAAGAttcattcagatatttttaatttcatttgcagAATATTTGACCTCCATTACTGTAAAATCGCATTATTTCTTCCACAGAGGGGAAAGTAGTCATAAATTGGCCTAGAGTCTATATAAGAATGGCGCTTTTGTTGACACCGGAGGCAGGCTGACGTTTAATTTTCACCATCTGGATCACACATTTGAGCCACCTTTTCAATTTACCCCTCTGATGCTGACCCCGCCCCGTCCCGCTCCGCCGGCGGAGCAGGAGGCGTAACGAAACGAACGCACACACCGCAGTTACGTAATAAGGAAAGGAGTGTCCGGACTGACAGAAAACATGACTGTCCCCTCTGACTGTCCATCACTGTGTCCACACTGTCCCTCAGCTGTGTGGCTGTAGACAGACAGGGGACATGACTACAGCTGACTGCAAAGTGaagtttaattgaatttaaataaaccaaaaaaaaaaaaaaaaaagtgcgcAGGGCAGCTGTTGTTTTAAAATGcgctttactttttaaaaagcgTGAAACAGACAGGATTGTGGTTGGAGGTCCATCCGGGACACGGACCGGTCCGGGCTGCAGCCGTCCGTGGGTGCGTTCACGGTCACAAGTTAGAGGGAGGACCCGTGATGCGTTTAAAGCCCCGTTTCCAACCTCGTAAGTGTGACATACTATTACGCTTGCAACTTTAGAGAAATAAAGatcaagtatttatttatttatttatttgattatttatttatttgtttgtttgtttgtttgttgtcttgcGGCAGTTAACATAATAATGACATTCATGTTGCTCTTGTGCAATCAACTGACATAGTCTTCATCAGAAAACGTCATCTAAAgttgaaataaagtaaaagccTAAcacttttgtctctgtgtcGCCTGAAGAGACTTCAGCTTATGGAGAGTTCAGGAAAATGTCAGTGAAGTGGACCTAAGGTCGTTTTGTCAAACTACAACAGTTAAGTTTTAATGAGAATCTTTTATAAAATAAGCCATCTCCTTACTCAGAATGGCAGCTCTGTCTTCATTTAAACAGATTAAAACCACATGAATCACTTTGGGAGCGTGTTTCTCTGTCAGTGTCCACAAACTGAATCTTTCCCTCCCGTTTCCAGGCACCTCCAACTCGTAACGTTGCTGCGTCCGTCCTGTCCCGAGCGGGCCCTGAACGCCTCCTGAGCTCAGAGGCAGATGTCGTCAACTCTCCGCTCCTCCTCGGCTCTGAAGGAGGTGGGATCGAAATCTGAACTCCTGGAGCCGGAGCTTTCCCCGAAAGATGCCCACACTTCAGCTCAGGAGGTGCCGCAGGTCTAACTCCGTGTGTTACCCGTGTTCTGTTTTTCCGTAGCAGTtggagttgtgttttttgtttgtttgttttgttttttttttttttcaatctccTGGAAAGAAGTAGCAGCTCCGTTTGGGAGTAAAGTCCATCCATGCTCGACTCGGCGGGGACGGGACCGGCGGGGATGTGAGTTCAGTTCAGCCCCGGATCGGCTACAGAGCAGCTAGGAGCCGTGAGATCATCCgaagaggaagtgaaagtcGTGTGTGTGGATTTGAGCCGAAGTTATGAAAATGACCGGAGCCATGGAAACTTCTTTCAAACTGGCTTTGAAGAAACCGCCCTCGCTGCGGACGGCGGAGGTAAACAAAACTATCGTGTCGTTAATTAGCATAGCTCGGCTAATGTTAGCACGAATCAAAGTGTTGCTTCTCCTTAGCTGTCTTTAAAACACGCTCAGCGGACTCTTCAGCGGGAGTTACTGGCTCAATACTGCATTGAATTATagaaaatagaagaaagagGCTGCAGAAATGACactcaaatggaaaaaacatgtaaaaccaTACAGGACTAAGTGTATCTTTGGTACCCAAACTGGGGTGCAGGGACTTTAGAGGGTCCCTGGTTGGACTTCAGGGGCCCCAGTTAAAAATGAGTCTCAGGAGACTTTGAAATGTTGAATTAAAGAAGAGTAAAATGTTGTCAGGACCCTTCAGTGTCATATAAGGGACTGAAGCCCCAGGACCTGCAGCTTATGGTGGTCTTCCCGCACTGCAAAGCATTCTGGGCCTGAAACCCAGCATGGCGTCACAGCTTCCCATCAGAGGCCTCAGGCCAAAGCTGGGGAGATAAATAGTGTAAAGTCAAGTTTTGAATGAGGCCGGTTAAATGTAATCACCGCTGCTGTCACGTctttcctgcctgtctctgcctcctccctgcACAAAGCTGTGGAAACAGCCACTGCTTCAGTTCGCCATCTACCCCGAAAATGGCTCACAACATACTCCTTTCCATGTTCAGCTGCCGCTGATAGTTTTCAAGTGTAAGCTGTTTTCAGCACACTGTTAGTGtaaccccccctccaaaaaaaaaaaaaaaagcttaaaaaaagcCAGGTTTCAGCTTTTCCCAATGCTTTTGAATGGGCCCCTTCTCATGGTCTGatcctctgtttgtttgtgggtgTATGGGAGGCAGAAAGCCTcattcacacagtcacagtggGTTGTGTGCACTTCAGTCAACCATAAAAACTGTGTGGCCCACAGGTATACAGCACAGTCACAGCGGTAACACAGATCTGTGATTTGGCAGGTGAGCACTTTGATAATATAACGAAATGCTCCTGAATTCGGTGGAAAACACCTGTAAATGCTTCCACCCCTTTACATGGACAGTGGTGCACTTCCCGACTCTCTAGAAGTAAACCCATTAATACAGCAGAGGTGAAGacaaacaaagtgaaatgtttcCAGGCAGTTATTCATAATTCATGAAGATACAGAGAGTCTTGATGTAGCTCTCACTAAGCATTAGGCACCTGGTATTAGACAGACAAGTTCATAAAGCCAgccctccccacccccactcAGGAAATCACAACTCTTAGATGACTGAAATATCCAGCAGTTGCTCAATAAATCAAAAGTGACTTATCATTTTTACCGCACTGTCAGATGAAGTTAATAACACCCAGCAAATTCGAGGTCCTAATGAACCTTTAAACCTTCCTCGAAGACCCTAAAAATCCAGTAAAGGTAATGAACATGATGATGCAAGAGAACGCTAAAAGATATTAAGACATTTTTTCGTATTTAGATTCTCctttaataataaacatttatgaGCTGTTGTCTTCACTTCAGTGTTTGATCATGGCTGTAGTTGTGGATATTTTCTGCCTCGGTTGTGTAGTGTTCTGCTGCACCACCAGCTGTAGGTTTCTTAATAAGTCTGGACCTGTTTATGAGTCCAGCGATGTGTGGCCTCCAGATACAGATTTGGCCGTTGACTCTTCAGCTGAAACCTTTTACAGATCCACCTGTAAAGAGGAAGGAGTTTCTTCTCAAATGGCTTTTTAGGGACTTTTTGTAGTTCACAGTTCAATACAGCTGGATGGAGTGAAGTTGGCACAGAACACCAAAGTGATGTGAAATTAGAGAAGCAACggttttacatttttggagaTATTGCTTATTTGCTTTGTGGTGGAGAATTAATTGAGGGGATTGATGTTCCTGTGTCATTGCCTCATAAATCCGGACACAGATCTTTCTAAAGTGGGAAATTGTCATTTTTACGCTTTGTATATACTAATTATGTTAATATGGACAATTTGAGGTTTATAGGTTCTCGTTGGCAGATATTACCCATTAATAGTGACTGGGGTGGCACGGAACTGAAGACCATCACCACACAGCAAGAGGTTTCTGAGTTGGATTCCCTGTGCCGATGTGGTTTTCCGTCACATAGtccagcttcctcctgcagTCTAAAGACACGTTTAGGTTTTAAATTCCCCGTGGGCCTGTGTTTGAGGGTGAATGGTtgctcctttttgtttgttttgtctctgtatgtctctatatgttggtcTTGTGGAGTGGCGACCTTTCCACGGTGAACCCCACCTtacccaatgtcagctgggatatGTTGGGTGGATGGATAGACAGTGTACAGTTAACATGGTCTCATTATTTAGGAAATAAGATGTATTCAGGGAAAATACTGATTCCATGGTAATTCATAGAGGAAACAATTAGTTAATTGACAAATTTGACTTggttcattcatcatttttaaacCAAAGATTTCGTACACCTGCTTTTTCATTAGCTTGGATTTGCTTCTATTCTTTGTCATGAACTATATAtcttcacatttcacacagGTGAACAGACAAAGAACACAGCAAGCAATTTGAAGACCATTTACTCTctagaaaatgtcttttaactATTATTAAAAATATCCAAGGAAGTCATATGTGGTgtagattttttattatttatatatatttattatttttattatatatatttattatatttatatatatatttattattatttttatatatatttattatatttatatatatatatatatatatatatatattttttttttatataagaTTTTGGTCAAATCAGGTGAGTTGTTTCCACAGTCGGCCTTCAGTGAGAGTTTTTACACTTGAGCCCATCAGCAAAATTTGTTAGATGGAAAAGTTTTAGACAAGCTGTAGGTACATGTGTCTCCTGTGCAGATGTTTGGCTCCATTTATTAATCTCTCCCACAGCAGCTTTTATGCCCCGTCAACCTTTCCCAGTATCCTCATTTTTCCATCTGCCTCTTCCCTCCCTGCCTATCTATCTGAGTGCCATCCAGATGCCCTGGCAGTAGCAGGCAACAAATCACATTGGGTGATTTATGGCGGTTTTTGCAGCACCCAGTACATATCGGACATTTATGGGAATTCCAACCATCACAAAAACCCCAGAACTCCCTCAGGAAAGAGCAAGTGAGAGGGGAGAAGAAGGACCCTTAGACTTAAGTGGTGACTCCAAGCTTTTTAAGCAAGGATCTGGGCTGTAGAGGAGAGCGGAGCAGGAGATAGAGACCAGTGTGTGGTCGATGGTGTGTTCTTGGAGAGCAAGCAAACGTTTTAATAGAGGCTCCGTGTGTCTCAGCAGAAGTTACCAAAGAGGGTGGTTTTCTGAATGCTGACACAGCTCACCAGATTACAGCTAAAGGATAATACAgatggtgtatttttttttctttttcaaagtgtGAGCCAGTTGCCCAGGTTCCTGTCTTTTTGGTTCCATCTGCACACAGTCAGCACAGAAGCATCATTTTGTTGGTTTCCTCCCCTAAGCGGCCTTTGGCTCACACTTGTTTCTGCACAGGTTGAATAATGGTCACCACAGACCTGATTAATCACTCTTAAACTTTCTCTGTTTCCAATCATCATCTCATTGTCCAGAGTGTTGTACATTCATATGTGGCCATTGTGTTACAGTAATTCACTACTGAATGAAAAAACGAGAGGCTCTGCCAGGAGATAATAATAGATAGATGTTGAGACAACTTGGTTTTTTggatattttcttctttttagcCAATTCTGCAAGCACTATTGGCAGTTTACTTAACAATCTATCTAGCATCTTAAAGCTTAAAAATGAACTTTTACTTGACAAGTGCGTTCCTccttttaaaaaaggaaaaacactgaacactgaagcCTTGAGGTGTTTTGCCCCGGGATTAGCTGCTTAAGGAAGAAGATGTAGGTCACAGCAGACAACATGAACGTGTGTGTTGTCACAGGCTGGTATAGCTGATCTGTATGTTTCTGTACAAAGTCTGCACATAAACCTGAATGCATGTGTGCTCAGCTCAGTCTACTTGTCTTCTGTTTCCTCCTTTCAGCATTACTTCACCTGTCTCCAATGTTGCCCAGGGCGTCATTGTGTTGTTGGTACAGGATACCTTAAATACCTCCCACTGCATTTTATGTcagtgatacacacacacatacagggaaGGTCTGCTGTGTCCGATGAAGGTGGGAATGAAGACACACTAGTGATGATAAAACAGGCATTTTCTCCAAAAACTATGGCTAGCTGTCTGTCAGGTTTCTTGCAGTGTAATGGTGTTGGTCTTATAAAATActatgaaaaaagagaaatggctGTAGTTAGATCCACCCAAACCCTCTAAAGTGTTTTCCATGTGTAAACAGTTCCTGACAATGTGAGCAAATATGAATGTTTGATCACAGTCTGGGTGAAAACCAGTTAGACACCAGTGGTGACTGAGCCGAGGCCCAAGGGCTCCTCTCCGATGTCCAGTGGACACCTGTGGGGCACTTGTGATACTTCAGCGTGTCTTTAACTTCTTAGCAGTGATGGAATTGGTCGGGCAAAAAcagactgtgtgacatcaccAAAAGTACATTTTCAATGACAGAAATCTCACCATTCAAAGCTGTTTATAGTGAACTTATAATGTTTATTGGTATTGTGTAGACTGGGAATGATTGTATGAAAGTAGAAATCCTTAATGGTGCTTGTGATGTATTTAGGCATTCAGAACTGCCATATTTTTACCTTACTGCTTTTTTGCATTATCTGAGCTCAGATACATTAAATGGGAGTCTCAGGAGATATATTAATCCTCTGAAGTAAAAATATTGCTAAAAATCATATACAGCAGACTTCATCGtctcttttaatattttttttaacgtGGGTCTCAAGTTTAACTTTAATTTGTGGTAAAGCCTCTTGAGAACGTCAGCTCCAGTTGGAAGGATTTCTCACAGTCAGttggtgttgtttgtttctcacCTACACAGGTGACCTGCGGCTCAGGCAGCTGTTGATGTGAAACTAGCATGGTGGCACTTTCTGTCTCAGTGGCACAGTTTTAACCACAGTAACTAGCTGATCACTAACCAGCAAGACAAACAAGCCATCAGTAGTGAGAGAGTAAAATACACAGAGCTGGTTCGGATATTAAAAATGAGGGAGCTTTGATATGTGAATAGAGGAAAAAGCTGCAGATTATTAAAAGAAAGACTTGAATGAAACAAACAGAGCTAAAGTCTGAGAGAAACATAGAAAGACAAAATAGAAAAGACGTTATTGTAGGAAGgtagagaggtgtgtgtgtgtgtgtgtgtgtgtgtgtgtgtgtgtgagtgtgtgagtgtgtgtgtgagtgtgtgtgagtgtgtgtgagtgtgtgtgagtgtgtgtgagtgtgagtgtgagtgtgagtgtgagtgtgagtgtgtgtgtgtgtgtggggacaGCCAGCAAAGAGAGCGAGAGTAGGATACAGATGAAAGCACTGCTGAGATTTCACATGAAACCCCAGAGAGCTTACACAAGGCAGAAGCAATAACTGAATTTggtgagtgtgactgtgtgcttaaaaaatgaccaaaaacacACCATGAAACACTAAAACCCTGTTCATGAGGAAAAGCCATTTTGTCGCCATTGAGAGAAAGTCATTTATTATCCATAGTCATGTTAAAAAATCATTTACACTGTGATGGCAAAacgtgttttgttgtgtttgtttgtaaatgCTTGTTCAAAAACCATGTCAGAGTGACACGACTAGAAAGAGaatttatgatgatgatgtataACATATATGATATGAGTCTAGTTTTAATAATCCATCCAtgaattttgttatttttcaaacacTGCGTTACACTCCAACTCTGTTTTCTCCCTTTGTTCTTCTTTCATGTCAACAGCCTTAGGCCTTttattacccacaatgcaaatCCAATGCTGGCAGCTTGGTTGGAGGAAGGGGGGAACAGCTGATGCAGCCTCATGTGAAATCACGTTTTCTATCAGATTTCACACGGCTCTCTCCGAGCAACAAAAAGGGTGCACATACACatcatatttgaaaaaaataaactctaAGTCATTGAGTTTTGGGGTCT
This window encodes:
- the fnip1 gene encoding folliculin-interacting protein 1 isoform X3, producing MPPTLFQKLFNKRNALSSPPPRCSKEDPAFSWPLPQLEPSQIRLIVYQDCERRGRNVLFDSNAKKRGTEETPITSTEGQVKMFAKCCQLRPTGGSSSSLDSSSSCASETKETKEPGLRFPGSRCSSDVAMLGEMMFGSVAMSYKGSTLKIHQIRSPPQLMLSKVFTARTGGSVYGSLNTLQDSLEFIGQDSNTLRPDQNTGPNSLLGNIGHSHPMDMPGRGLYDERDSGIARSASLSSLWITPFPSPGSSLTSSCASSYQRRWLRSQTTSLENGVFPRWSVEESFNMSDESGGPSLGVARKKKIAIGVIFMLSPNPEENSQFQDFFFSHFPLFESHMNKLKSAIEQAMKMSRRSADASQRALAYSRMVDGLNEFRMTICDLYTMPRVAEPVWLTMMSGASEKNQLCGQFMRELSLLMEQASKNQFLPALLTAVLTNHLAWVPTVMPNGQPPIKIFLEKHSSQSVDMLAKTHPYNPLWAQLGDLYGAIGSPVRLSRTVVVGRRQELVQRLLYVLTYFIRCSELLETHMLDSAEDEAIVMPGSLITTSLRKGEVEESDYVLVTVHKPSGDYLSQGARGRQTEAEDSSYPSDNSLQSSTYTDAEVEHGTGSTPKEEDEDEEDEENSSESQGSRSSLLQTGHSQGTVPIIRNAQAAEPGELNRESNSPVGSEARVETVLRVGSASPREQVCVPDTDAKGELIVQSISSTLSSSSSQISAAECKKCHSDAGIGNQGVKVLAPQPLGITLEKKPPDKSLAAMVPVPVIPGNTMTRPMALTLTEEAEPATKVTFLIGDSMSPDSDTESRRKKVDEEYRKHKKHLKDKLPQQLLLHQQQQPQQLQGGVDSKTSNPSASEDQTKPTKAAPALQRVSSKMSRWSQNCLDDFDEYFSLDNPVETRTLDDVAKLQEASTTDSLHKDLLDPSGVPRPGDYGSHSFQGAGRSRGLGVFLGTSKGEVGSSRKGDTLLDVQRRCRCGSTDSSDTCCCRGCSSEQDQDLVSSVPVPQDGSSNGKEDQKRRAVPVNDWEIPRNESSDSALGDSETEETEDWQEEMLVPFPGSKLVENYSKPTIANFGRSLFGGYCPTYVPDFVLHGMPTDEKLRQNLMVELTHAVQHPVLDEPIAEAVCIIADTDKWTVQVASSQRRATDVHKLGKEVLVSSLVSSLLQSTHQLYKLNLSPNFCIMHLEDRLQEIYFKSKMLAEYLKGQTRVHVKELGMVLGIESSDLPLLAAVASTHSPYVAQILL